A single Desulfovibrio gilichinskyi DNA region contains:
- the galU gene encoding UTP--glucose-1-phosphate uridylyltransferase GalU — MVIKKVIVPVAGWGTRSLPATKNIPKEMLPIFKKPVIQHVVEEAMTSGLTDVVFITNQNKKIIEDHFDYNLNLEDVLKRAGKDDILEEVRKVAEMVNIISVRQKKQLGLGHAVLCAKEVCKNDPFAVMVGDDLMFGGEPGIKQLIDAARTENMAVVGVIEVPENKVNRYGIIQGEEFAPGRYRVRSLVEKPAIGTAPSRLAIVGRYVLLPEIFDHLENLEPGVGGEIQLTDALQCLAQDNKLLAVKLRGQRFDAGDWVDYLTANIYFALQDEELRDDLVKRLRELLSCS; from the coding sequence ATGGTCATCAAAAAAGTTATTGTTCCGGTTGCTGGTTGGGGTACAAGATCATTGCCTGCCACTAAAAATATTCCGAAGGAAATGCTTCCTATTTTTAAAAAACCAGTAATACAGCATGTTGTTGAAGAAGCTATGACCAGTGGGCTTACAGATGTTGTTTTCATTACCAACCAGAATAAAAAAATTATCGAAGATCATTTTGATTATAACTTGAATCTTGAAGATGTGCTTAAACGAGCCGGTAAAGATGATATTTTAGAAGAAGTCAGAAAAGTAGCTGAAATGGTCAATATCATTTCAGTTCGGCAGAAAAAACAGCTCGGTCTCGGCCATGCTGTTCTGTGTGCTAAAGAAGTATGCAAGAATGATCCTTTTGCCGTAATGGTCGGTGACGACCTTATGTTCGGTGGTGAACCTGGCATCAAACAGCTTATTGATGCGGCAAGAACCGAAAATATGGCTGTTGTCGGGGTCATTGAAGTTCCTGAAAACAAGGTTAATCGTTACGGAATTATTCAGGGCGAAGAGTTTGCGCCAGGTAGGTACAGGGTGCGCAGTCTTGTTGAAAAACCAGCTATAGGTACGGCTCCTTCCAGACTGGCAATAGTCGGACGATATGTCTTGCTGCCGGAGATTTTTGACCATCTTGAAAATCTTGAACCCGGTGTCGGCGGAGAAATTCAGCTTACTGATGCTTTGCAGTGTCTTGCTCAGGATAACAAGCTTCTTGCTGTAAAACTTCGCGGGCAAAGATTTGACGCCGGTGACTGGGTTGATTATCTTACAGCCAATATTTATTTTGCTCTTCAGGATGAAGAGCTGCGTGATGACTTGGTAAAGAGATTGAGGGAGCTTTTGTCTTGTTCGTAA
- the priA gene encoding replication restart helicase PriA, with protein MPILWQACLASPPYSIYTYSAPADLPDLQEGQRVLVPLGKSIRVAFLIETQPEPPQNIELKSIIWPLEKKPLLNVTHFHLYRNIASRQLQPLGKVLENVVPKRFRSAKLSFKIADKDFPTRLKGVDLARMSFNSRMQLVHIYNEDRMNVCLPTAIEKEEYVSLTADPPWPVRPNAARQLQILEYIYENGPREKGFLKIVMGDWTTGVINKLQSDLLLRVGPPPAEELDPSEKCTVSSDDWDFVPTEQQESAIVEIESALDSDKMEVKLLHGITGSGKTLVYMTAARKCMEQGRSAVILVPEIALAYSLWNSICPLFPDSEKYLYHGYQTPVRKEAIFRAVSSSNNPVLIIGTRSALFLPIQNPGLFIVDEEHDESYKQEERLPYQAKEVAYFLAQKTNSLLILGSATPDLKTFYAAQQGAFSMISMENRVGKSMLPEVRIVDTSKIKNPEQPFAFETEDRLKEVIARGEQAVIMLNRRGFSPLIYCTDCEEPIKCPHCNVSMTYHKGRERLICHYCGNAHSFPLPCPMCGGSHLLPLGGGTERLEEQVAKALPSETKILRMDRDSTRRQERLEEILKSFARGDAQVLVGTQMLSKGHNFPGVTLVVVSEGDLGLNLPDYRSAERTFQLLVQVSGRAGRGDKPGEVIIQTRNPENPIWSSVTSADYKTFFEHEIEKRRKFKYPPFTKLALIRISYPLSWDGDELCTPFFKQIRESAMKIGLMALGPVPAPLSQLRGRKRFNCLIKSGDWVKTRDLYAEMMRSNPDAKNIRITLDLDPVNML; from the coding sequence ATGCCTATACTCTGGCAGGCCTGCCTCGCCAGCCCTCCTTATTCTATCTATACTTATTCAGCCCCTGCTGACCTTCCTGATCTTCAGGAAGGTCAGCGTGTGCTTGTTCCGCTCGGCAAATCAATCCGAGTTGCTTTTTTAATCGAAACTCAGCCGGAACCACCACAGAATATTGAGTTAAAATCGATAATCTGGCCTCTTGAAAAGAAGCCGCTTCTAAATGTAACGCATTTTCATTTATACAGAAATATTGCTTCCAGACAGTTGCAACCGCTTGGTAAAGTTCTGGAAAATGTTGTACCCAAGCGATTTAGAAGTGCTAAACTATCGTTTAAAATAGCTGATAAAGATTTTCCAACACGTTTGAAAGGTGTTGATCTCGCACGCATGTCGTTTAATTCAAGAATGCAACTTGTTCACATTTATAATGAAGACAGGATGAATGTTTGCTTGCCCACGGCTATTGAAAAGGAAGAATATGTAAGTTTGACGGCTGATCCTCCGTGGCCTGTTCGGCCTAATGCAGCGCGTCAGTTGCAGATTTTAGAATATATCTATGAAAACGGTCCTCGCGAAAAAGGTTTTTTGAAAATAGTGATGGGCGATTGGACGACCGGGGTTATTAATAAGTTACAGTCGGATTTACTTTTGAGAGTAGGGCCGCCTCCTGCCGAAGAATTGGACCCGTCCGAGAAATGTACGGTCAGCTCCGATGATTGGGATTTTGTTCCTACAGAGCAGCAGGAATCTGCTATAGTCGAAATAGAATCTGCACTTGACAGTGATAAGATGGAAGTAAAACTGCTGCATGGAATTACCGGCAGCGGAAAGACTCTTGTATATATGACAGCTGCCCGTAAATGTATGGAGCAAGGCCGTTCTGCGGTAATCCTTGTGCCTGAAATAGCTCTTGCATATTCTCTGTGGAACAGTATTTGCCCACTTTTTCCAGATTCAGAAAAATATTTATATCATGGCTATCAGACTCCGGTGCGCAAGGAAGCTATTTTCCGAGCCGTTTCATCCTCGAATAATCCTGTTTTAATAATCGGAACACGGTCTGCGCTTTTTTTGCCGATTCAAAATCCGGGTTTGTTTATTGTGGATGAAGAGCACGACGAATCATATAAACAAGAAGAACGTCTTCCTTATCAGGCTAAAGAAGTAGCGTATTTTCTAGCTCAGAAAACAAACAGTTTATTAATTTTAGGTTCCGCAACACCTGATTTAAAGACTTTTTATGCAGCACAGCAAGGAGCTTTCAGCATGATCTCTATGGAGAATCGTGTCGGGAAAAGCATGCTGCCGGAAGTGCGGATAGTTGATACAAGCAAGATAAAAAATCCTGAACAGCCATTTGCTTTTGAGACTGAGGACAGGCTGAAAGAAGTCATTGCACGAGGCGAACAGGCTGTTATTATGCTGAATCGCCGTGGTTTTTCGCCATTGATTTATTGCACTGACTGCGAAGAGCCGATTAAATGTCCGCACTGTAATGTCAGCATGACATATCATAAAGGCAGAGAACGGCTGATTTGCCATTATTGCGGAAATGCACATTCTTTTCCGCTTCCTTGTCCTATGTGCGGCGGCAGCCATTTGCTTCCGCTCGGCGGCGGCACGGAAAGACTGGAGGAGCAAGTTGCAAAGGCGTTGCCTTCTGAAACAAAAATTTTACGTATGGACAGGGACAGTACCCGCAGACAGGAAAGGCTGGAGGAGATTCTTAAAAGTTTCGCCAGAGGAGACGCTCAGGTTCTTGTTGGGACGCAAATGTTATCAAAGGGGCATAACTTCCCCGGAGTTACCCTTGTTGTTGTCTCTGAAGGCGACTTGGGGCTCAATCTTCCTGACTACAGGTCTGCGGAGCGGACATTCCAGTTGTTGGTTCAGGTTTCAGGCAGGGCAGGCAGAGGAGATAAACCAGGTGAGGTTATTATTCAAACCAGAAACCCGGAAAATCCGATCTGGAGTTCTGTTACTTCCGCAGATTATAAAACTTTTTTTGAACATGAAATTGAGAAGAGACGTAAATTCAAATATCCGCCGTTTACTAAATTAGCACTGATCAGAATCAGTTATCCTCTCAGCTGGGATGGAGATGAACTGTGTACTCCTTTTTTCAAGCAGATAAGAGAATCTGCCATGAAAATAGGGCTGATGGCTCTGGGACCTGTTCCGGCGCCGCTTTCTCAGCTTAGAGGGCGCAAACGGTTTAATTGCCTGATTAAATCTGGAGATTGGGTTAAAACCCGTGATTTATATGCTGAAATGATGAGGAGTAATCCGGATGCAAAAAATATACGAATTACTCTCGATCTTGATCCGGTTAATATGCTTTAG
- a CDS encoding STAS domain-containing protein produces the protein MNNFIESSQIRIAFGIPFDSLDFHELLVAVGELAASGKKHFIFAASFPWILEYGRNPLNRLNETDIFIAADSNIIGLAEKLGQTIKMPIEYFEFPEQIALICAHYGFRLLHVSSTALKTDILVRDGYVPLSWDLFTNFKISDCLDEKHKDSIISSAVSSKPDIILISASPDNLRTYIPEIHKNIPNCLLICTPKDETRSTLSDRIRNIISPLILARQETCLLRHMTESCANSIQSSVSYDDKSEQSVIRVSGVLSSRVVSDLRRIGKKVFRTGKNLELDLSSTTAVSIKGLEEIFYLHRLFKNAGKKFFIREISPEALTLFHQSGIASFFDNIPGIADDMDIENMDIDTIDINDQN, from the coding sequence ATGAATAACTTCATTGAATCCAGTCAAATCAGGATTGCTTTTGGAATCCCATTTGACAGTTTGGACTTCCATGAACTTTTAGTTGCAGTGGGCGAACTTGCTGCGTCCGGAAAAAAACATTTTATTTTTGCAGCTTCCTTTCCGTGGATTTTGGAGTACGGCCGAAATCCACTTAACAGGCTGAACGAAACAGACATATTTATTGCTGCTGATTCAAATATAATCGGATTAGCCGAAAAACTTGGGCAGACAATAAAAATGCCCATAGAATACTTTGAATTCCCTGAACAAATTGCTCTGATTTGCGCTCATTACGGATTTAGGCTGCTTCATGTTTCCAGCACCGCGCTAAAAACGGATATACTTGTTCGCGACGGGTATGTGCCTTTATCGTGGGATTTATTTACCAATTTTAAAATTTCAGACTGCTTAGATGAAAAACATAAAGATTCAATAATCTCAAGTGCCGTCAGTTCAAAACCTGATATTATCTTAATATCCGCATCTCCTGACAATTTAAGAACATATATCCCTGAAATTCATAAAAACATTCCAAATTGTTTACTGATCTGCACTCCGAAAGACGAAACAAGATCCACACTGAGTGATAGAATCAGAAATATAATTTCACCATTAATTCTAGCCCGCCAAGAAACCTGTTTACTGAGGCACATGACTGAATCATGTGCAAATTCAATCCAAAGTTCCGTCAGCTATGATGACAAATCCGAACAATCTGTAATCAGAGTTTCAGGAGTTTTAAGTTCCAGAGTCGTTTCAGATCTTAGAAGAATTGGTAAAAAAGTATTTAGAACAGGTAAGAATCTTGAGCTTGATTTATCAAGCACTACGGCAGTTTCCATTAAAGGATTAGAAGAAATATTTTATCTGCATCGCCTGTTTAAAAACGCAGGGAAAAAGTTTTTTATTCGAGAAATCTCTCCAGAAGCCCTGACTCTTTTTCATCAATCCGGAATAGCTTCATTTTTTGATAACATACCCGGAATAGCTGATGACATGGACATTGAGAACATGGACATTGATACTATAGATATTAATGACCAGAACTAA
- a CDS encoding Smr/MutS family protein: MADKRMKSFTDLKSMKFKDNNKNIKTDPKMPKSVQKVLESLNKKKEQVKLEDNNSQEDAPIEEEMAFLNAMAGVKKMDNSTVKVKRVKPEVPVPCSEDTDNEHLSNLISGNIDFDLEYSDEFMFGHVCGIDSKIYQKLKSGAYSYEAHIDLHGMTAEQAFDNLMFFIRESFLQDHRCLLAVTGKGKNSPGGFPILKREIYDWLTRDPFRRVVLAFCTAQPKDGGSGAIYILLRRQKKIKGKVKWDKGINWDE; the protein is encoded by the coding sequence ATGGCTGATAAAAGAATGAAATCGTTTACAGACTTAAAGTCTATGAAGTTTAAAGATAACAATAAAAATATAAAAACTGACCCCAAAATGCCAAAATCTGTTCAGAAAGTTCTTGAATCATTAAATAAAAAAAAAGAACAGGTTAAACTGGAAGATAACAATTCGCAGGAAGATGCTCCTATTGAAGAAGAGATGGCCTTTTTGAATGCCATGGCAGGTGTTAAAAAAATGGACAACTCAACTGTTAAAGTTAAACGTGTTAAGCCTGAAGTACCTGTCCCCTGCTCTGAAGATACAGACAATGAACATTTAAGCAATCTGATTTCAGGAAATATTGATTTTGATCTGGAATATTCAGATGAATTCATGTTCGGACATGTTTGCGGAATTGATTCAAAAATATATCAAAAACTGAAATCAGGTGCATACAGCTATGAGGCTCACATAGATCTTCATGGCATGACGGCCGAACAGGCTTTCGATAACCTCATGTTTTTCATCAGAGAATCATTTCTCCAAGACCACAGGTGTTTGCTTGCAGTTACCGGTAAGGGCAAAAATTCTCCAGGCGGTTTCCCCATTTTAAAGAGAGAAATTTACGACTGGCTTACGCGTGACCCTTTCCGGAGAGTTGTTTTAGCTTTTTGCACGGCGCAACCTAAAGACGGAGGTTCCGGAGCTATCTACATTCTGTTGCGCAGGCAAAAAAAGATTAAAGGAAAGGTAAAGTGGGATAAAGGAATCAATTGGGATGAATAA
- a CDS encoding ABC transporter ATP-binding protein → MLKIEDLHVKIGDKTVINGLDLHIKEGETFILFGPNGSGKTSLLMTLMGFSNYKVTSGKIIFKGKDITYAPIYERARLGVGMSFQRPPTIHGLKTRHLVKMCGNGSNVDVEMLAEKVNMQTFLDRDINAGFSGGEIKRSELLQLMAQNPDMLLFDEPESGVDLENMHLIGKMVRTLLDGEIQPAVDLSMKEQKARSPRSCGLIITHTGHILDYINADRGQVLYNGHLCCEARPRDILEHIRQYGYQECVKCLK, encoded by the coding sequence ATGCTTAAGATAGAAGACTTGCACGTCAAGATTGGCGACAAGACGGTCATCAACGGCCTGGACTTACATATAAAAGAAGGGGAAACCTTTATTCTTTTTGGACCTAACGGATCTGGTAAGACCTCTTTATTAATGACTCTTATGGGTTTTAGTAATTATAAAGTAACTTCCGGTAAAATTATTTTTAAGGGCAAAGATATTACATACGCCCCTATTTATGAACGCGCCCGCCTTGGAGTCGGCATGTCTTTCCAGCGTCCGCCTACCATTCACGGTCTTAAAACCAGACATTTAGTTAAAATGTGTGGAAACGGTTCGAATGTTGATGTTGAAATGCTTGCCGAAAAAGTGAATATGCAGACTTTTCTTGATCGTGATATCAACGCCGGTTTTTCCGGTGGTGAAATTAAAAGATCAGAGCTGCTTCAACTGATGGCTCAGAACCCTGATATGCTTCTTTTCGATGAACCTGAATCCGGTGTCGATCTTGAAAACATGCACCTTATCGGTAAAATGGTCCGCACCCTCCTTGACGGCGAAATACAGCCTGCTGTGGATCTCAGCATGAAAGAACAGAAAGCAAGAAGTCCTAGATCATGTGGACTTATCATCACGCATACAGGGCATATTCTCGACTATATTAACGCTGACCGTGGACAGGTCCTTTACAACGGGCACCTCTGCTGTGAAGCCAGACCTCGCGACATTCTGGAACATATTCGTCAATATGGTTATCAAGAATGCGTTAAATGCTTGAAGTAG
- a CDS encoding SufB/SufD family protein encodes MKKVDLNLYKFSGLEHAAVADLSTLNAEDKEQLLMAGVDVDSAETSGTFLQVDHSNVHCGSTDKDVEVMDIKKALEKYDGLPEYYFKLIDKDKDEFTKSAAENLHGGYFVRTKKGAKVKAPVQSCLFLKAEQSGQNIHNIIIVEEDSELQIITGCAAAHSTSMGAHFGITEIYVKKNAKITFTMVHNWGENVVVRPRTVGVVEEGGVLLNNYVLLKKVKDLQSYPTIYLNGEGAVARFNSVLVAPEGSHIDSGTRIIQNAPNTRGEIISRTITTGGKIIARGHIQGNCAPARGHLECQGLLLGGGIIHAVPELEATVEGVELSHEAAVGKIAQEEIEYLMARGMDEDEATSTIVRGFLNVDDMKLPKKLQIEIDKQIAELDSNNAM; translated from the coding sequence ATGAAAAAAGTTGATCTCAATTTATATAAATTTAGTGGCCTTGAGCATGCTGCTGTAGCTGATCTTTCAACTTTAAATGCGGAAGATAAAGAACAGTTGCTTATGGCCGGTGTCGATGTTGATTCAGCAGAAACCAGCGGAACTTTTTTGCAGGTTGACCATTCCAACGTTCATTGCGGTTCTACCGACAAAGACGTTGAAGTTATGGACATCAAAAAAGCACTGGAGAAATATGACGGCCTTCCTGAATATTATTTCAAGCTGATTGATAAAGATAAAGATGAATTTACAAAATCAGCTGCTGAGAATCTTCATGGCGGTTACTTTGTACGCACTAAAAAGGGCGCAAAAGTTAAAGCTCCTGTTCAGTCGTGTCTGTTTCTTAAAGCAGAGCAGTCAGGCCAGAATATTCACAACATAATTATTGTCGAAGAAGATTCAGAGCTTCAAATTATTACCGGTTGCGCCGCCGCACATAGTACCTCTATGGGGGCACATTTCGGTATCACTGAAATTTACGTTAAGAAGAACGCTAAGATTACTTTTACAATGGTTCATAACTGGGGTGAAAATGTAGTAGTTCGCCCTAGAACTGTAGGCGTAGTTGAAGAAGGCGGAGTTCTTCTTAACAACTATGTTCTGCTTAAAAAAGTTAAAGACCTGCAATCCTACCCTACTATTTACCTCAACGGTGAAGGGGCTGTTGCCCGTTTCAACTCTGTTTTGGTTGCCCCTGAAGGTTCGCATATCGATTCCGGAACCCGTATTATTCAGAATGCTCCGAACACAAGAGGCGAGATTATTTCCCGCACCATAACTACCGGTGGTAAAATTATTGCCCGTGGTCATATTCAGGGAAACTGTGCTCCGGCACGCGGGCATCTTGAGTGTCAGGGCTTACTTCTAGGCGGCGGGATTATCCACGCTGTTCCAGAGCTTGAAGCGACTGTAGAAGGCGTTGAGCTCTCACATGAAGCTGCTGTAGGTAAAATTGCTCAAGAAGAGATTGAGTACTTGATGGCGCGCGGAATGGATGAGGACGAAGCGACTTCTACAATTGTTCGCGGATTCCTGAACGTTGATGATATGAAATTGCCTAAAAAGCTTCAGATTGAAATAGATAAGCAGATTGCAGAGCTTGATTCGAACAACGCTATGTAA
- a CDS encoding metal-dependent hydrolase, with translation MPGYRVHISGSIVAGLLVLLLLVNIGMYIVEPQQVAVLTVLCVLGALFPDIDTDSKGKRVFYSGMLLLSLALIYFKEFQWAAYLGILAMLPGISAHRGWTHTWWAMLLVPMPMLVLPYYIYGQPFPTLLPYYVAFVTGYFSHLLLDREL, from the coding sequence ATGCCAGGATACAGAGTACATATTAGCGGATCTATCGTTGCCGGATTGCTGGTCCTTTTACTGCTGGTTAATATCGGAATGTATATTGTCGAACCGCAGCAGGTGGCTGTCCTGACAGTGCTGTGTGTGCTTGGTGCACTTTTCCCCGATATTGATACGGATTCAAAAGGTAAACGGGTTTTCTATTCAGGGATGTTGCTGCTTTCGCTTGCACTTATCTACTTCAAAGAATTCCAGTGGGCAGCATATCTTGGAATTTTAGCAATGCTTCCGGGGATAAGTGCGCATCGCGGATGGACGCACACTTGGTGGGCAATGTTGTTAGTTCCAATGCCTATGCTGGTGCTGCCATACTATATTTACGGGCAACCGTTTCCGACTTTACTGCCTTATTATGTGGCTTTTGTGACTGGTTATTTTTCGCATTTACTGCTTGATCGAGAGTTATAA
- a CDS encoding glycosyltransferase, whose product MNQNVCFFNSNKAWGGGEKWNHHFSLLLRDKGYRVFVVTNHDSELKKRLENEPGITLHSESIGNLSFLNPAIMRRLKYFFQQNDIKTVITALPSDIKSGGFAAKCAGVSKVIYRRGIAVPVKNSFLNRIIYSKVVDRLIVNSLETKRTVLAANKNLIDESKIRLIHNGFDVAEFDKQSSDPLYSKSGDEIIIGNAARLTAQKGQKHLIEAAEILKKKGLNFRILIAGKGEMEEELKEYSAKHGVTDVVDFIGFVKDMKSFYMSQDIFCLPSLWEGFGYALVEAMTLEKPVVGFEISSNPEVVKNEITGILVPSENSLQLAEALEKLILNKELRNQMGKAGRERVLNKFNTPLVLGKLIDLIEE is encoded by the coding sequence GTGAATCAAAACGTTTGTTTTTTTAATAGTAATAAAGCGTGGGGCGGCGGGGAAAAATGGAATCATCATTTTTCCCTGCTCCTGCGTGATAAAGGATACCGAGTTTTTGTGGTCACGAATCACGACTCAGAACTAAAGAAACGATTGGAAAACGAGCCTGGAATAACTCTTCACAGTGAATCAATCGGCAATCTTTCGTTTTTAAATCCAGCCATAATGCGGCGTCTTAAATATTTTTTTCAGCAAAATGACATCAAAACGGTCATTACCGCCCTGCCGTCAGACATTAAAAGCGGCGGTTTTGCTGCCAAGTGTGCCGGAGTTTCCAAGGTTATCTATCGTCGCGGCATTGCTGTTCCGGTTAAAAACAGTTTCCTCAACAGAATTATATACTCAAAGGTTGTTGACCGTTTAATAGTAAATTCTCTTGAAACCAAACGCACGGTACTTGCCGCCAACAAGAACCTTATTGACGAATCAAAAATCAGATTAATTCATAACGGGTTTGACGTTGCTGAATTTGATAAGCAATCAAGTGACCCACTTTACTCTAAATCCGGAGATGAAATAATTATCGGAAATGCGGCAAGACTGACAGCTCAAAAAGGACAAAAACACCTGATTGAAGCAGCCGAAATTTTAAAAAAGAAAGGTCTTAATTTCCGTATACTGATCGCCGGAAAAGGCGAAATGGAAGAGGAACTGAAAGAATATTCAGCAAAGCATGGCGTAACTGATGTGGTCGATTTTATAGGCTTTGTTAAGGATATGAAATCATTTTACATGTCACAGGATATTTTCTGCCTGCCATCGCTATGGGAGGGATTCGGTTATGCTCTTGTTGAAGCAATGACCCTTGAAAAACCCGTTGTCGGATTTGAAATAAGTTCAAATCCGGAAGTAGTTAAAAACGAAATAACTGGAATTTTAGTGCCGTCTGAAAATTCATTACAGCTGGCTGAAGCTCTTGAAAAACTCATTTTAAATAAAGAATTACGCAATCAAATGGGTAAAGCTGGTAGAGAAAGAGTCTTAAACAAATTCAATACGCCGCTTGTTTTAGGAAAATTAATTGATCTGATTGAAGAATAA
- the sucD gene encoding succinate--CoA ligase subunit alpha has translation MLLNEHLSKTLLKEAAGIPVPTGVKITTKDLPDLEPYFPLPWILKAQVPVGGRGKAGGIKKIESKEEYETIARQILSMEIKGNKVPFLRAEPAIDIRQEFYLSLTLSRQRRKVMMTVGREGGVEIENMGPENLLVQEIGLPGGLHPNQIRAAFFHIGIARELFADFSLIVTNLYKTMIDYGLLLAEINPLALTGYGKLLALDGKIEMDDNIVDINPAFERFYQPEHSTREENMARDAGMSFVSLKGWVGLIANGAGLAMASMDALNFSDLPAANFLDLGGAADQKRIETALDLLFNDKQVGAIFINLFGGILSCELVAKALVAALGGKEPEKPIVVRMSGNSAEKGLKILKDINSDKLHRARNMHEAIETLRSLKPTNAQKITFAPPISAMPEVTIKDVGYKSSSFFEINKDTPILVQGITGHEGRLHTRLMLEYGSNIVAGVTPFKGGQEVLGVPVYNSIKEAQLHHEIGASIIFVPPKLAADAILEAASCEIPWVVCITEGIVQSSMLNVLEQIKGGKTRVVGPNTPGLIVPGQTKIGILPTTPFSPGPVAVLSRSGTLTYEVADRLNQVGIGQSLSVGIGGDSYIGTTFADMFEMLRNHDETKAVMVLGEIGGTAEQDLADYVIKTGFDKPVLSFIAGQTAPPGKRLGHAGAILQEGTGVQGKLEKMRSAGFTVCPSLESIPQLTADALGIKL, from the coding sequence ATGCTGCTTAATGAACATCTCAGCAAGACACTGCTAAAAGAGGCCGCCGGAATTCCTGTTCCAACAGGAGTTAAAATAACCACAAAAGATTTACCTGATTTAGAACCATACTTTCCTCTGCCTTGGATTTTAAAAGCACAAGTCCCGGTGGGAGGGCGTGGAAAAGCCGGCGGGATTAAAAAAATTGAATCCAAAGAAGAATATGAAACAATTGCGCGTCAGATTCTATCTATGGAAATTAAAGGTAACAAAGTTCCTTTTCTCAGAGCAGAGCCTGCAATTGATATTCGGCAGGAATTTTACCTTTCGCTCACCCTTTCAAGACAACGCCGCAAAGTTATGATGACTGTCGGACGTGAAGGCGGTGTTGAAATAGAAAACATGGGACCCGAAAATCTTCTGGTCCAAGAAATAGGCTTACCCGGAGGATTACATCCCAACCAGATCAGGGCCGCATTCTTTCACATCGGGATTGCCAGAGAACTGTTTGCCGATTTCAGCTTAATAGTTACAAATTTATATAAAACAATGATTGATTACGGACTATTGCTAGCAGAGATCAATCCGCTGGCATTAACAGGATACGGTAAACTACTCGCCCTTGATGGTAAAATTGAAATGGATGATAACATTGTTGATATCAACCCTGCTTTTGAACGTTTTTACCAGCCGGAACATTCAACCCGCGAAGAAAATATGGCGCGTGACGCCGGAATGAGTTTTGTTTCACTGAAAGGATGGGTCGGACTTATTGCCAACGGAGCAGGTCTGGCGATGGCTTCAATGGACGCTCTCAACTTCTCAGACCTGCCTGCCGCCAACTTCCTTGACCTTGGCGGGGCTGCGGATCAGAAACGTATTGAAACAGCCTTAGATCTGCTTTTTAATGACAAACAGGTTGGAGCTATTTTTATAAACCTGTTCGGCGGAATACTTTCCTGTGAACTTGTTGCCAAGGCTCTAGTTGCCGCCCTTGGTGGAAAGGAGCCGGAAAAACCGATTGTAGTACGTATGTCCGGGAACAGCGCGGAAAAAGGTCTTAAAATACTTAAAGATATCAACAGTGACAAACTGCACCGCGCTCGCAACATGCATGAAGCTATCGAAACACTTAGATCGCTAAAACCTACAAATGCCCAAAAAATTACATTTGCACCTCCCATTTCGGCAATGCCTGAAGTGACAATTAAAGACGTTGGATACAAATCCTCCAGCTTCTTTGAAATAAATAAAGACACTCCTATACTGGTACAAGGCATAACAGGACATGAAGGACGCCTTCATACACGCCTTATGCTCGAATACGGCAGCAACATTGTTGCCGGAGTAACACCGTTTAAAGGCGGTCAGGAAGTTTTAGGAGTGCCTGTTTACAACAGTATTAAAGAGGCTCAGCTGCATCACGAAATAGGTGCAAGCATTATTTTTGTACCTCCCAAGCTGGCTGCGGATGCAATTCTGGAAGCTGCGTCATGCGAAATACCGTGGGTTGTGTGCATTACGGAAGGCATTGTCCAAAGCTCCATGCTGAACGTACTTGAACAGATTAAGGGCGGGAAAACTCGAGTAGTCGGTCCCAACACTCCCGGACTGATCGTTCCCGGACAAACCAAAATAGGGATATTGCCGACAACTCCATTTTCACCCGGACCTGTAGCTGTCCTGTCCCGAAGCGGAACCCTTACATATGAAGTTGCAGACCGCTTAAATCAGGTAGGTATCGGACAATCGCTCAGTGTAGGAATCGGCGGTGATTCATATATCGGGACCACTTTTGCGGATATGTTTGAAATGCTGCGTAACCACGATGAAACCAAGGCTGTAATGGTTCTAGGCGAAATCGGCGGAACCGCGGAGCAGGATCTTGCTGACTATGTAATTAAAACAGGATTTGACAAACCCGTGCTTTCCTTTATTGCTGGGCAGACAGCACCTCCCGGAAAACGTCTCGGCCATGCAGGTGCTATTTTGCAGGAAGGAACCGGAGTTCAAGGCAAACTCGAAAAAATGCGTTCCGCAGGCTTCACCGTCTGCCCAAGTCTTGAATCTATCCCACAGCTCACAGCGGACGCTCTCGGAATTAAATTATAG